The proteins below come from a single Comamonas antarctica genomic window:
- a CDS encoding phage baseplate assembly protein V: MSTPDPILVLSELQRLVHNLIRVGSIHSVDHGGPGKPARVRVQIGELVTDWRPYHECRAGGTKTWNPPTAGEQATVLSPSGDLGAAVVLVGLNSTGNPAPSNDPNKTITEYPDGTVVEYDHAAHALLVTLAAGGTATLIAPGSVTVDSPEVTMTGNCTVDGSLTYKGGMRGSGKASGAGSSADIEGTLSTTQDVVANGISLAGHVHGEVLRGGDNTSSPRGAA; this comes from the coding sequence ATGTCTACGCCCGACCCCATCCTTGTCCTGTCCGAACTGCAGCGTCTGGTGCATAACCTCATCCGCGTGGGTTCCATCCATTCCGTGGATCACGGCGGCCCAGGCAAACCTGCCCGGGTGCGCGTGCAGATCGGCGAACTGGTCACCGACTGGCGCCCGTACCACGAATGCCGCGCGGGCGGCACCAAGACCTGGAACCCGCCCACCGCGGGCGAACAGGCAACGGTCCTCTCGCCCAGCGGCGACCTGGGCGCGGCCGTGGTGCTGGTCGGCCTGAACAGCACCGGCAACCCTGCGCCCAGCAACGACCCGAACAAGACCATTACCGAGTACCCAGACGGCACCGTCGTGGAATATGACCACGCCGCGCATGCCCTGCTGGTGACGCTGGCGGCTGGCGGAACAGCGACGCTGATCGCGCCCGGCAGCGTCACGGTCGACAGTCCCGAAGTCACGATGACCGGCAACTGCACCGTGGATGGATCGCTCACCTACAAGGGCGGCATGCGCGGCAGCGGCAAAGCGTCTGGCGCAGGAAGCTCCGCCGATATCGAGGGGACCCTGAGCACTACCCAGGATGTGGTGGCCAACGGCATCAGCCTTGCCGGACACGTTCACGGCGAAGTTCTGCGCGGCGGAGATAACACCAGCTCGCCGCGAGGTGCCGCATGA
- a CDS encoding GPW/gp25 family protein has product MMNVNTGRRIGWSDHIGQSITDIITTPIGSRLMRRGYGSYIPQMIDQPMTPANILRLQAATAQAIMKHEPRTRLRRATLELGADGRTVLSIERTDKGQSSITRQTVELRGGQA; this is encoded by the coding sequence ATGATGAACGTGAACACCGGCCGCCGCATAGGCTGGAGCGACCATATCGGCCAGTCCATCACGGACATCATCACCACGCCCATCGGCTCGCGCCTGATGCGCCGCGGCTACGGCAGCTACATCCCGCAGATGATCGACCAGCCGATGACGCCAGCCAACATCCTGCGGCTGCAGGCGGCGACAGCGCAGGCCATCATGAAGCATGAGCCACGTACCCGGCTGCGCCGTGCCACGTTGGAGCTGGGCGCAGACGGCCGGACGGTGCTGTCCATCGAGCGCACCGACAAGGGCCAGTCCAGCATCACGCGCCAAACCGTCGAACTCCGCGGGGGCCAGGCATGA
- a CDS encoding baseplate assembly protein, producing MSSAQLIDMSKLPAPAVVTVPDAEAILAALKADLIAAMPAELRTLTAATLGLESEPLTKLLERLAYQLVVERSARNDSAHAVMLAYAHGSDLDQLAVFFGVQRLTITEADPAAVPPVVAVMEDDDTFRTRIQLAPRGYSVAGPVGAYVYHAKTADGQVLDAAATSPSPGTVIVSVLARDGSGVPPQALLAKVAAAVNADDVRPLTDEVIVQAAGIVPYLISAKVYTLPGPDSSSVLETALLRVQAYAADMHRIGRRPTLSGIYAALHIEGVQRVELTSPAADVAVSETQASWCTAIDVTYGGTVD from the coding sequence ATGAGCAGCGCCCAACTGATCGACATGAGCAAGCTGCCCGCTCCGGCAGTGGTCACGGTGCCCGATGCCGAGGCCATCCTTGCTGCGCTGAAAGCCGACCTCATCGCGGCCATGCCTGCCGAGCTGCGCACCCTCACCGCTGCCACCTTGGGACTGGAATCCGAGCCGCTGACAAAGTTGCTGGAGCGCCTGGCCTACCAGCTTGTGGTGGAGCGCAGCGCGCGCAACGACAGCGCGCATGCGGTGATGCTGGCATATGCCCACGGCAGCGACCTCGACCAGCTGGCGGTGTTTTTCGGCGTCCAGCGGCTGACCATCACCGAGGCCGACCCCGCCGCCGTGCCGCCGGTCGTGGCAGTGATGGAAGACGATGACACCTTCCGCACCCGCATCCAGCTTGCGCCGCGCGGCTACAGCGTGGCCGGCCCGGTCGGCGCCTACGTCTACCACGCCAAGACGGCCGACGGCCAGGTGCTCGATGCCGCAGCCACCAGCCCATCACCCGGCACTGTCATCGTGTCCGTGCTGGCGCGCGATGGCAGCGGCGTTCCGCCGCAGGCGCTGCTCGCCAAGGTGGCAGCCGCCGTGAATGCCGACGATGTGCGACCGCTCACCGATGAGGTCATCGTCCAGGCGGCCGGCATCGTGCCCTACCTGATTTCGGCCAAGGTCTACACCTTGCCCGGCCCTGATTCTTCGAGCGTGCTGGAAACCGCGCTGCTGCGCGTGCAGGCTTATGCCGCGGACATGCACCGCATCGGGCGCAGGCCCACGCTTTCGGGCATCTACGCGGCGCTGCACATCGAGGGCGTGCAGCGGGTGGAACTGACCAGCCCGGCCGCCGATGTGGCCGTGAGCGAGACCCAGGCCAGCTGGTGTACGGCCATCGATGTGACCTATGGAGGCACCGTTGACTGA
- a CDS encoding phage virion morphogenesis protein: MAESIDQIAEWATPLLARLAPVARKAAMAEVAEYLRRSQTQRIASQRNPDGSPYEARRPRASLAASKGGIRRGMFLGLRKARNLQRKATSDSAMVAMQPRALRVARVHQFGLTDKVDRRDPGSPSVRYARRELLGFMAADLEAVADILIRHAIPA; encoded by the coding sequence ATGGCCGAATCCATCGACCAGATCGCCGAATGGGCCACGCCGCTGCTCGCGCGCCTCGCGCCGGTCGCGCGCAAAGCCGCCATGGCCGAGGTGGCGGAATACCTCCGGCGCAGCCAGACCCAGCGGATCGCCAGCCAGCGCAACCCGGACGGCTCACCCTATGAGGCACGCCGGCCGCGCGCATCGTTGGCCGCCAGCAAAGGCGGCATCCGGCGCGGAATGTTCCTGGGCCTGCGCAAAGCGCGCAACCTGCAGCGCAAGGCCACCAGCGACTCGGCGATGGTGGCCATGCAGCCGCGTGCCTTGCGCGTAGCCCGAGTCCACCAGTTCGGCCTGACCGACAAGGTGGACCGGCGCGACCCGGGCAGTCCGTCGGTGCGCTACGCCCGCCGCGAATTGCTGGGCTTCATGGCGGCCGACCTTGAAGCGGTCGCGGACATCCTGATCCGGCACGCAATCCCCGCCTGA
- a CDS encoding phage tail protein I yields the protein MTDSLLPPNASALDRAAEQVMATHLSAIPQPHRALWNPDTCPLSHLPWLAWSMGVEAWRSEWPEAIKRAIVRNAIQVQRQRGTIKSVRDTVASFGGAISIREWWQTTPRGTPHTFELVFTMTGQDGAQSSAAFVQDVMAEVARVKPLRSHFTFIQGLNASASIKLAAVGRPMAYARLDMAVQ from the coding sequence TTGACTGATTCGCTGCTGCCGCCGAATGCCTCGGCGCTCGACCGCGCGGCCGAGCAAGTCATGGCGACCCACCTGTCGGCCATTCCACAGCCGCACCGCGCGCTGTGGAATCCCGACACCTGCCCGCTGTCACACCTGCCCTGGCTGGCCTGGTCCATGGGCGTCGAGGCCTGGCGCAGCGAGTGGCCAGAAGCCATCAAGCGCGCCATCGTGCGCAACGCCATTCAGGTCCAGCGCCAAAGGGGAACCATCAAAAGCGTGCGCGACACCGTGGCCAGCTTCGGCGGCGCAATCAGCATCCGCGAATGGTGGCAGACCACCCCCCGGGGCACACCACACACCTTCGAGCTGGTCTTCACCATGACCGGGCAGGACGGCGCGCAGTCGAGCGCTGCATTTGTCCAGGACGTAATGGCCGAGGTGGCGCGCGTCAAACCGCTGCGGTCGCATTTCACCTTCATCCAAGGGCTCAACGCTTCGGCATCCATCAAGCTCGCGGCGGTCGGCCGGCCCATGGCTTATGCCCGCCTCGACATGGCCGTGCAGTGA